The following proteins come from a genomic window of Streptomyces sp. NBC_00539:
- a CDS encoding metallophosphoesterase family protein, with protein MGISDLHVAFPENRRIVEELYPESPADWLVIAGDVGESPEDLRWVLQLLTRRYATVIWAPGNHDLWTLRDDPEGPRGEARYRLLVDICRSFGVHTPEDPYPVWSGPGGPLVVAPLFLLYDYSFRTPSAATKEQALEEAYAAGVVCSDEFLLHPDPYPSREAWCRARVSHTERRLAACDPELRTVLVNHFPLVRNPTRVLRHPEFAQWCGTGLTADWHRRFRAAAVVYGHLHIPRTTWHDGVRFEEVSVGYPREWRTPGHPRSVPRRIFPATGRGD; from the coding sequence ATGGGCATCAGCGACCTCCATGTCGCATTCCCGGAGAACCGCAGGATCGTCGAGGAGCTGTATCCCGAGAGCCCCGCCGATTGGCTCGTCATCGCCGGCGACGTCGGAGAGTCACCCGAAGACCTACGGTGGGTGCTCCAACTGCTCACCAGGCGATACGCCACGGTGATCTGGGCACCGGGGAATCACGACCTGTGGACGCTGCGCGACGACCCCGAGGGCCCCCGCGGCGAGGCGCGCTACCGGCTGCTCGTCGACATCTGCCGCTCGTTCGGCGTGCACACGCCCGAGGACCCCTACCCCGTCTGGTCCGGCCCCGGCGGCCCCCTCGTCGTGGCGCCCCTGTTCCTGCTGTACGACTACTCCTTCCGCACCCCCTCGGCGGCCACCAAGGAGCAGGCCCTCGAAGAGGCCTACGCGGCGGGGGTGGTGTGCAGCGACGAGTTCCTCCTGCACCCGGACCCCTACCCGTCCCGCGAGGCCTGGTGCCGGGCCCGGGTCTCCCACACCGAACGACGGCTCGCCGCCTGCGATCCCGAGCTGCGCACGGTGCTCGTCAACCACTTCCCCCTCGTCCGCAATCCCACCCGTGTGCTGCGCCACCCGGAGTTCGCCCAGTGGTGCGGCACCGGGCTGACCGCCGACTGGCACCGGCGCTTCCGGGCCGCCGCCGTGGTCTACGGCCACCTGCACATCCCGCGCACCACGTGGCACGACGGCGTGCGCTTCGAAGAGGTGTCCGTCGGATACCCGCGCGAGTGGCGTACCCCCGGCCACCCGCGCAGCGTCCCCCGCCGCATCTTCCCCGCGACCGGCCGCGGGGATTGA
- a CDS encoding 4'-phosphopantetheinyl transferase family protein, with translation MLTKLLPAGVATAEATADPAEVFLYPEEENLIRNAVPKRRLEFATVRWCARRAMDSLGLPAAPVVPGRRGAPQWAPSVVGSMTHCAGFRGVALARSAQFAAVGIDAETNTALPAGVLESIALPRELRWTRELARAVPEISWDRLLFSIKEAVYKTWFPLTGQELDFTDALVSIDAAQETFRARLLPDPATLSTAGPHAFSGRWSAVDGVLLSAIAVPAARPVAAASRPLASGARPLAAGAPQRRSAPRFCPAGSAC, from the coding sequence GTGCTCACGAAGCTCCTGCCGGCGGGCGTCGCCACCGCCGAGGCCACCGCCGACCCGGCCGAAGTCTTCCTCTACCCGGAGGAGGAGAACCTGATCCGCAACGCCGTACCTAAGCGGCGGCTGGAGTTCGCCACCGTCCGCTGGTGCGCCCGCCGGGCGATGGACTCCCTCGGGCTGCCGGCGGCTCCGGTGGTGCCGGGCCGGCGCGGTGCCCCGCAGTGGGCGCCCTCGGTCGTCGGGTCCATGACCCACTGCGCGGGGTTCCGCGGGGTGGCCCTCGCCCGCTCGGCGCAGTTCGCGGCCGTGGGCATCGACGCGGAGACGAACACCGCCCTGCCCGCCGGGGTGCTGGAGTCGATCGCGCTGCCCCGGGAACTGCGCTGGACCCGGGAGCTGGCGCGGGCCGTCCCGGAGATCTCCTGGGACCGGCTGTTGTTCAGCATCAAGGAGGCCGTCTACAAGACGTGGTTCCCGCTGACGGGACAGGAACTGGACTTCACCGACGCCCTGGTGAGCATCGACGCCGCCCAGGAGACGTTCCGGGCGCGGCTGCTGCCGGACCCCGCGACCCTCTCGACGGCCGGGCCGCACGCGTTCAGCGGCCGCTGGTCCGCGGTGGACGGCGTGCTGCTCAGCGCGATCGCCGTACCTGCCGCCAGGCCCGTCGCCGCGGCCTCACGGCCCCTCGCTTCGGGCGCCCGGCCCCTCGCCGCGGGCGCCCCGCAACGACGAAGCGCCCCCCGCTTCTGCCCTGCGGGGAGCGCTTGCTGA
- a CDS encoding LuxR C-terminal-related transcriptional regulator, whose product MFTGEGPDSGFAELDDVSATAYGLAVESGRFVREQVAEQLSLTPEEIDRVERVLRGVRLLQSMPGNPAELTPVTPDVAAASLVAPAERQIRDLQQAVTDVRAKLLSLTPLYFEGRRLRNRLEAFDIITDVSRIQAMLDHLSQNCKSELLTVQPGGARPADLLDQARESALSTLARGVQIRTIYQHTARNDLPTRSYVRDVTRHGAEIRTADEVIDRLIIYDREVAFLPERSSVGCAPGAAIVREPTLVAFLCSVFEYLWDGASVYVVESQRSTASSDELRWSIIRLMAKGYKDEMVARRLGMSVRTCRRHIADITEELEATSRFQAGYNAARQEMLSGDSAPSPG is encoded by the coding sequence ATGTTCACAGGGGAGGGACCGGATTCAGGCTTCGCAGAGCTGGACGACGTCAGCGCCACCGCGTACGGGCTGGCCGTCGAGTCCGGCCGCTTCGTACGCGAACAGGTCGCCGAGCAGTTGTCCCTGACGCCCGAGGAGATCGACCGGGTCGAGCGCGTACTGCGCGGCGTGCGCCTGCTGCAGTCGATGCCGGGGAACCCCGCCGAACTCACCCCCGTCACTCCCGACGTGGCCGCCGCTTCCCTGGTGGCGCCCGCCGAGCGACAGATCCGCGACCTCCAGCAGGCGGTCACCGACGTACGCGCCAAGCTCCTGTCGCTGACCCCCCTCTACTTCGAGGGCCGCAGGCTGCGCAACCGGCTCGAGGCCTTCGACATCATCACGGACGTCTCGCGGATCCAGGCGATGCTCGACCACCTGAGCCAGAACTGCAAGAGCGAGCTGCTCACGGTGCAGCCAGGTGGCGCGCGGCCGGCCGATCTCCTCGACCAGGCCCGGGAGTCGGCCCTGTCCACCCTGGCCCGCGGGGTGCAGATCCGCACGATCTACCAGCACACGGCCCGCAACGACCTGCCCACCCGCTCCTACGTCCGCGACGTGACCCGGCATGGCGCCGAGATCCGTACCGCCGACGAAGTGATCGACCGGCTGATCATCTACGACCGGGAGGTCGCCTTCCTGCCTGAACGTTCCTCCGTGGGCTGCGCTCCGGGCGCGGCGATCGTCCGCGAGCCGACGCTCGTGGCGTTCCTGTGCTCCGTCTTCGAGTACCTCTGGGACGGCGCGTCGGTCTACGTGGTGGAGTCCCAGCGGTCCACCGCCTCCTCCGACGAGCTGAGGTGGTCGATCATCCGGCTGATGGCGAAGGGGTACAAGGACGAGATGGTCGCCCGCCGGCTCGGCATGTCGGTACGCACCTGCCGGCGCCACATCGCCGACATCACCGAGGAACTGGAGGCGACGAGCCGCTTCCAGGCCGGCTACAACGCGGCCCGCCAGGAGATGCTCTCCGGCGATTCGGCCCCCTCGCCCGGCTGA
- a CDS encoding 4'-phosphopantetheinyl transferase family protein has translation MTAPGSPTLGPPLGEPVAVAPGGTSWDRVREDLATHGTALIYAWLRDLEPGLPSGDGLRELLGRDWTRFLDLTHADVRNRYIASRMLLKHAAGAVLASDPADLELAYGPTGRPYLRGCDQIDISLSHTEDLLLVGLTTCGLIGVDAERADREMYSGGLGRHICTPYESVLLSGMPEAERNGALVRLWTLKEAYSKAIGQGMQFRFTEFGFGPDGRPVRVQRPDGTAGTGDEWIFRTFPLDGGYVVSAAVYDAGFGRLQDAHVTTMLDQDCVDAITEALDGDTGW, from the coding sequence ATGACCGCCCCGGGCAGTCCCACGCTCGGCCCCCCGCTCGGCGAGCCCGTGGCGGTCGCTCCCGGGGGCACGTCATGGGACCGGGTCCGGGAGGACCTCGCCACCCACGGAACCGCCCTGATCTACGCGTGGCTCAGGGACCTGGAACCGGGCCTGCCGTCCGGCGACGGGCTGCGCGAGCTGCTCGGCCGCGACTGGACGCGCTTCCTGGACCTGACGCACGCCGATGTCCGCAACCGCTACATCGCCTCCCGGATGCTCCTCAAGCACGCGGCGGGAGCGGTGCTCGCCAGTGATCCCGCCGACCTGGAACTGGCGTACGGGCCGACCGGCCGCCCGTACCTGCGCGGCTGCGACCAGATCGACATCAGCCTCAGCCACACCGAGGACCTGCTGCTCGTCGGCCTGACGACCTGCGGCCTGATCGGCGTCGACGCGGAACGGGCCGACCGGGAGATGTACAGCGGCGGACTCGGCCGCCACATCTGCACGCCCTACGAGTCGGTGCTGCTGTCGGGCATGCCGGAAGCGGAACGCAACGGCGCGCTGGTGCGGCTGTGGACCCTCAAGGAGGCGTACAGCAAGGCCATCGGGCAGGGAATGCAGTTCCGGTTCACCGAGTTCGGCTTCGGCCCGGACGGCAGGCCGGTACGCGTCCAGCGGCCGGACGGCACGGCGGGCACCGGGGACGAGTGGATCTTCCGTACCTTCCCGCTCGACGGCGGCTACGTCGTCAGCGCCGCCGTGTACGACGCGGGCTTCGGCCGGCTCCAGGACGCCCACGTGACGACGATGCTCGACCAGGACTGCGTGGACGCCATCACGGAGGCGCTCGACGGGGACACGGGCTGGTGA
- a CDS encoding phosphopantetheine-binding protein, with product MSLDNVDVFLRTVRDDLGLDLPGPAGADTALVDLPGWDSLNLLRLVALLEESGHRVPVHRLMEARSLRDIHTLVKEYR from the coding sequence ATGAGTCTCGATAACGTCGACGTGTTCCTCCGGACGGTCCGCGACGACCTCGGCCTGGACCTCCCCGGCCCGGCGGGCGCCGACACCGCACTGGTGGACCTGCCCGGCTGGGATTCCCTCAACCTGCTCCGGCTGGTGGCGCTCCTCGAGGAGTCGGGCCACCGCGTCCCGGTGCACCGCCTGATGGAGGCGCGCAGCCTGCGCGACATCCACACCCTCGTGAAGGAGTACCGCTGA
- a CDS encoding HAD-IIIC family phosphatase: MTNALDRLRELHARGLVEKAYDQVPALLAQDTDQSGTGGLHGTGGSHGTGAAADPAKAGRLLARVDPDAVLAHHPHTPVVTVAVTGQSTVGHVIDPLTGELARHGMLLRPVVGEYGTYLRDLTDPRSPLRTPAPDLTLCLLDAETLFAQVPAVWRPEDVEAAGEEVLSRCAALADAVPGTLVLNTLPLPRSSSRQLVDHRSRARLGAVWREFNARLLRLTESAARLVVIDLEPLVGDGGPVTDPRLERYGKVRLGAGLLAAYAREVAHLARAVRGPVRKCLVLDLDHTLWDGVLGEDGPDGIAAAGTLRGEAFGAFQRCVRQLASQGVLLAVSSKNDEEPVLETLRTHPDMTLREQDFVRINANWQPKDGNLLDIARALDLGPDALVFADDSPAERARVRQGAPGVAVVPLDDEPALHVTRLLADGWFDTLRLTDEDRARTGEYHRQRERRALLHAGTSHEEFLRALEVALDLGPPRAHEYARLSQLSLRTNQFNLTGGGHLEPELVALAADPARLLLAARTADRFGANGLVAAVLGTFGAGTLRLDGMWLSCRVLGRDIERAVLAVLLAHARDLGLSAVTARYVPTARNHRVRDFYPSCGFTERAAPAGREDISVEFHHDLTRVPDVPGHVRVTATLGRRPADESR; the protein is encoded by the coding sequence ATGACCAACGCACTGGACCGCCTGCGCGAACTGCACGCGCGGGGACTCGTGGAGAAGGCCTACGACCAGGTGCCGGCGCTCCTCGCGCAGGACACCGACCAGAGCGGCACCGGCGGCCTGCACGGCACCGGCGGCTCCCACGGCACCGGCGCCGCGGCGGACCCGGCGAAGGCCGGCCGCCTGCTCGCCCGGGTCGACCCCGACGCCGTACTGGCACACCACCCGCACACCCCCGTCGTCACGGTGGCCGTCACCGGCCAGTCCACGGTCGGCCACGTCATCGACCCGCTCACGGGCGAACTGGCGCGCCACGGCATGCTGCTGCGGCCGGTGGTGGGGGAGTACGGCACGTACCTGCGCGACCTCACCGACCCCCGCAGCCCGCTGCGCACCCCCGCCCCCGACCTCACCCTGTGCCTGCTCGACGCCGAGACCCTGTTCGCGCAGGTCCCGGCGGTGTGGCGGCCCGAGGACGTGGAGGCGGCCGGCGAGGAGGTGCTGTCCCGGTGCGCCGCACTCGCCGACGCCGTCCCCGGCACGCTCGTGCTCAACACGCTCCCGCTGCCCCGCTCCTCCAGCCGGCAGCTGGTGGACCACCGCTCCCGGGCCCGGCTCGGCGCGGTCTGGCGGGAGTTCAACGCCCGGCTGCTGCGCCTGACCGAGTCCGCCGCCCGGCTCGTGGTGATCGACCTCGAACCCCTCGTGGGCGACGGCGGCCCCGTCACCGACCCCCGCCTGGAGCGCTACGGCAAGGTGCGGCTCGGCGCGGGACTCCTCGCCGCGTACGCCCGCGAGGTCGCCCACCTGGCGCGCGCCGTCCGCGGGCCCGTCCGCAAGTGCCTGGTGCTCGACCTCGACCACACCCTGTGGGACGGAGTGCTCGGCGAGGACGGGCCCGACGGCATCGCCGCCGCCGGCACCCTGCGCGGCGAAGCCTTCGGGGCCTTCCAGAGGTGCGTGCGCCAACTCGCCTCCCAGGGCGTGCTGCTCGCCGTCAGCAGCAAGAACGACGAGGAACCGGTCCTGGAGACCCTGCGCACCCACCCGGACATGACGCTGCGCGAGCAGGACTTCGTCCGGATCAACGCCAACTGGCAGCCCAAGGACGGCAACCTCCTCGACATCGCACGAGCGCTGGACCTCGGCCCCGACGCGCTCGTCTTCGCCGACGACTCACCGGCCGAACGGGCCCGCGTACGCCAGGGCGCGCCCGGGGTGGCCGTCGTGCCCCTCGACGACGAACCGGCGCTGCACGTGACCCGGCTGCTCGCCGACGGCTGGTTCGACACCCTGCGGCTCACCGACGAGGACCGGGCCCGGACCGGCGAGTACCACCGCCAACGCGAGCGCCGGGCGCTGCTCCACGCCGGCACCTCCCACGAGGAGTTCCTGCGGGCGCTGGAGGTCGCCCTCGACCTCGGGCCGCCCCGCGCCCACGAGTACGCACGCCTGTCCCAGCTGAGCCTGCGCACCAACCAGTTCAACCTCACCGGCGGCGGCCACCTCGAGCCGGAGCTGGTGGCGCTGGCCGCCGACCCGGCCAGGCTGCTGCTCGCCGCCCGCACCGCGGACCGGTTCGGGGCCAACGGCCTCGTCGCGGCCGTGCTCGGCACCTTCGGGGCGGGGACGCTGCGGCTGGACGGCATGTGGCTCAGCTGCCGCGTGCTCGGCCGCGACATCGAACGGGCCGTCCTGGCGGTGCTGCTGGCCCACGCCCGCGATCTCGGGCTGTCCGCCGTGACCGCCCGCTACGTACCCACCGCACGCAACCACCGCGTCCGCGACTTCTACCCCTCCTGCGGGTTCACGGAGCGGGCTGCTCCAGCAGGGCGCGAGGACATTTCGGTGGAGTTCCACCATGATCTGACGCGGGTGCCGGACGTCCCCGGGCACGTGCGCGTCACCGCGACCCTGGGGAGAAGGCCGGCGGATGAGTCTCGATAA
- a CDS encoding 3-oxoacyl-ACP synthase III family protein, with the protein MSATAAERGTVYLAATGTALPGAPVDNTALAALLGVGEEWIDLFVGTKTRHFGWDPATGEVRGTLADLCAEAAAQAVDGSGLGPADIEFLILATATPDTLLPTTASEVADRLGLGHLPVFQIQAGCSGAIQALDLGRTLVRGGRRAGLVVGGDVTHRFLSATPDAARMPREELVNYVLFGDGAGAAVLTDEPEGERVAVRAVLNSWTGQGRAPGQLLDWYGTTDRHSGRRMLAEDYKAIEEHVPTITAEILWELLGGLGWNLDDIGFLLPPQLSGRMTARIVERLPATSAREVSCVSETGNTGNALPFHQLDRLLPQFTTGTRALALCVESSRWFRAGLALEKV; encoded by the coding sequence ATGAGCGCGACGGCCGCCGAGCGCGGCACCGTCTACCTCGCCGCGACCGGCACCGCGCTGCCCGGGGCCCCCGTGGACAACACCGCCCTGGCCGCCCTGCTGGGAGTCGGCGAGGAGTGGATCGACCTCTTCGTCGGCACCAAGACCCGCCACTTCGGCTGGGACCCGGCCACCGGGGAGGTCCGCGGCACCCTCGCCGACCTGTGCGCCGAAGCCGCCGCACAGGCCGTCGACGGCAGCGGACTCGGCCCCGCCGACATCGAGTTCCTGATCCTCGCGACCGCCACCCCCGACACCCTCCTGCCCACCACCGCCAGTGAGGTCGCCGACCGGCTGGGCCTCGGCCACCTGCCGGTCTTCCAGATCCAGGCGGGCTGCTCCGGTGCGATCCAGGCCCTCGACCTCGGCCGTACCCTCGTCCGTGGCGGACGCCGGGCCGGCCTGGTCGTCGGCGGGGACGTCACCCACCGGTTCCTGTCGGCCACCCCCGATGCGGCCCGGATGCCGCGCGAGGAACTGGTCAACTACGTCCTGTTCGGGGACGGGGCGGGCGCCGCGGTCCTCACGGACGAACCCGAGGGCGAGCGCGTCGCCGTACGGGCCGTGCTCAACTCCTGGACCGGACAGGGGCGTGCGCCCGGTCAGCTGCTGGACTGGTACGGCACCACCGACCGCCACTCCGGGCGGCGGATGCTCGCCGAGGACTACAAGGCGATCGAGGAACACGTGCCGACGATCACCGCCGAGATCCTCTGGGAGCTCCTCGGAGGCCTCGGCTGGAACCTCGACGACATCGGCTTCCTGCTGCCGCCCCAGCTGTCCGGGCGGATGACCGCCAGGATCGTGGAACGGCTGCCGGCCACCTCCGCCCGGGAGGTCTCCTGCGTCTCCGAGACCGGCAACACGGGCAACGCCCTGCCGTTCCACCAACTGGACCGGCTGCTCCCGCAGTTCACCACGGGGACGCGGGCGCTCGCCCTGTGCGTGGAATCCAGCCGGTGGTTCCGCGCCGGGCTCGCCCTGGAGAAGGTGTGA
- a CDS encoding type I polyketide synthase: MGDIALVGIDCTFPGAAGVQAYWDLLVRGGSGIGPVPAQRWEDREFPAVCGSGGFIDDADVFDSDFFSVAPREAAAMDPHHRLLLPCAWRALEDSGRAPGELSGTETGVFVGVMGGEWGRLTMSDLARVTPLLGAGSSAGMAANRISYHFNFTGPSLAVDTACSSSLVAVHLAASSLLTGECDTALAGGVNIVLSPSLGLVYEQLGLAASDGRCKPFSADADGIGRGDGVGLVVLRRLDDALADGQRVYAVLRGSAVNQDGRSNGVIAPNRWSQERVLNSAYRRAGTTPEHIAFVEAHGTGTVLGDAIECAALGAVHGAVRETPCAIGSVKGNLGHTEGAAGIAGLIKTALALHHRIVPASLHAGRENPRLRLAERGLRLLKSPMRLPRGESLAGVSSFGMGGTNAHAVLATAPRTPRPGAPRTRPTGARAARGAVGVFTLSADTPEALRRNLAAQAEAVARRPRGAAAALCWSSNRIKTGLPYRFAATVRDSDELADALREAAGRPDTAGAARPWGRPVVAFLFTGQGTEYPGMTAGLHRESPAYRRHLGEADEALAGHLGTSVRELILSGDERVHRPEFAQPALFAVGYALARTLTSLGVTPAAVLGHSLGEYAAAVTAGALELGEAARLVVRRGALMSELPRGGGMTAVVAGPGELAEVLAREPAVVAAALNGPTDTVLSGPLDALARIAKELGLRGVKTTSLPVAHAFHSPLLGPAAADLRTMPVRCAAPVLPLASTRYGRMLRHEPMDADYWADQIEEPVLMDTALGALVSDIAPTHLIEIGPRSQLLEIAGRGGRATGAEFLHPAPGGAATGRELAETVAALHRCGLDPRWEELYEPEHRVVEALAPYVFSAAHRYWDRQAPAPAPAPEPVAAPVPPPAAAPDRDDDPVLLAVVAAVSEVGGYPRERVVREARFHEDLGFDSVMIMQLKNRVEARLPRAGEVSVQQMLPALRSVGSLAAFLGDVIMARSA, from the coding sequence ATGGGGGACATCGCCCTCGTCGGTATCGACTGCACGTTCCCCGGGGCGGCGGGCGTGCAGGCGTACTGGGACCTGCTGGTGCGCGGCGGGAGCGGTATCGGCCCGGTCCCCGCGCAGCGCTGGGAGGACCGGGAGTTCCCCGCTGTCTGCGGCAGCGGCGGCTTCATCGACGACGCCGATGTCTTCGACAGCGACTTCTTCTCCGTCGCCCCGCGCGAAGCCGCCGCCATGGATCCCCACCACCGGCTGCTGCTGCCCTGCGCCTGGCGTGCGCTGGAGGACTCCGGCCGCGCGCCCGGCGAACTCTCCGGCACCGAGACCGGGGTGTTCGTCGGAGTGATGGGCGGCGAGTGGGGCCGGCTCACCATGAGCGACCTCGCCCGGGTGACCCCGCTGCTCGGCGCGGGCAGCAGCGCCGGGATGGCGGCCAACCGGATCTCGTACCACTTCAACTTCACCGGGCCGAGCCTCGCCGTCGACACCGCCTGCTCGTCCTCGCTCGTCGCCGTCCACCTCGCGGCCTCCTCGCTGCTCACCGGGGAATGCGACACCGCCCTCGCCGGCGGGGTCAACATCGTCCTGTCGCCCTCACTGGGCCTGGTGTACGAACAGCTCGGCCTCGCCGCCTCCGACGGGCGCTGCAAACCGTTCAGCGCGGACGCCGACGGCATCGGCCGCGGCGACGGCGTCGGCCTCGTGGTGCTGCGCCGGCTGGACGACGCGCTCGCGGACGGCCAACGGGTCTACGCGGTGCTGCGGGGCAGCGCCGTCAACCAGGACGGCCGCAGCAACGGGGTCATCGCCCCCAACCGCTGGTCGCAGGAGCGGGTACTGAACTCCGCGTACCGGCGGGCCGGCACGACCCCCGAGCACATCGCGTTCGTCGAGGCCCACGGCACCGGAACCGTCCTGGGCGACGCCATCGAGTGCGCGGCGCTCGGCGCGGTGCACGGCGCCGTGCGCGAGACGCCGTGCGCGATCGGCTCCGTCAAGGGCAACCTCGGCCACACCGAAGGCGCCGCGGGCATCGCCGGCCTGATCAAGACGGCGCTGGCCCTGCACCACCGCATCGTGCCCGCCAGCCTCCACGCCGGCCGGGAGAACCCCCGGCTGCGGCTCGCCGAACGCGGCCTGCGACTGCTCAAGTCGCCGATGCGGCTGCCGCGCGGGGAGAGCCTCGCCGGAGTCAGCAGCTTCGGCATGGGCGGTACGAACGCCCACGCCGTCCTGGCCACCGCACCCCGCACCCCCCGCCCCGGCGCGCCCCGCACCCGCCCCACCGGGGCCCGGGCGGCGCGGGGCGCCGTGGGGGTCTTCACCCTCAGCGCCGACACCCCCGAGGCGCTGCGCCGCAACCTCGCCGCGCAGGCCGAGGCGGTGGCCCGGCGCCCGCGCGGCGCGGCGGCCGCCCTGTGCTGGAGCAGCAACCGGATCAAGACCGGGTTGCCGTACCGCTTCGCCGCCACCGTGCGCGACAGCGACGAGCTGGCGGACGCGCTCCGCGAGGCGGCCGGGCGCCCCGACACGGCCGGAGCCGCCCGCCCCTGGGGCAGACCGGTGGTGGCCTTCCTCTTCACCGGGCAGGGCACCGAGTACCCCGGCATGACGGCCGGGCTCCACCGCGAGTCCCCCGCCTACCGCCGCCACCTCGGGGAGGCCGACGAAGCCCTCGCCGGCCACCTGGGGACCTCGGTGCGCGAGCTGATCCTCAGCGGTGACGAGCGGGTGCACCGGCCGGAGTTCGCCCAGCCCGCGCTGTTCGCCGTCGGCTACGCCCTCGCCCGCACCCTCACCTCGCTCGGTGTCACCCCCGCCGCCGTGCTCGGCCACAGCCTCGGGGAGTACGCGGCCGCGGTCACCGCGGGCGCGCTCGAACTCGGCGAAGCCGCCCGGCTGGTGGTCCGGCGGGGCGCCCTGATGAGCGAACTGCCCCGGGGCGGCGGTATGACCGCCGTCGTCGCCGGCCCCGGCGAACTGGCGGAGGTCCTCGCCCGGGAGCCCGCAGTGGTGGCCGCCGCGCTCAACGGCCCCACCGACACGGTGCTGTCCGGCCCGCTCGACGCCCTGGCCCGCATCGCCAAGGAGCTCGGCCTCCGCGGCGTCAAGACCACATCGCTGCCCGTCGCCCACGCCTTCCACTCACCCCTGCTCGGCCCGGCCGCGGCGGACCTGCGGACGATGCCGGTGCGCTGCGCGGCTCCCGTGCTGCCGCTGGCCTCGACCCGGTACGGCCGGATGCTGCGCCACGAACCCATGGACGCCGACTACTGGGCGGACCAGATCGAGGAGCCCGTGCTCATGGACACCGCGCTGGGAGCGCTCGTCTCGGACATCGCCCCGACCCACCTGATCGAGATCGGGCCGCGCAGCCAACTGCTGGAGATCGCCGGCCGGGGCGGGCGCGCCACCGGGGCGGAGTTCCTGCATCCGGCCCCCGGCGGGGCCGCGACCGGCCGCGAGCTCGCCGAGACGGTCGCCGCCCTCCACCGGTGCGGGCTGGACCCGCGGTGGGAGGAGCTGTACGAGCCCGAACACCGCGTGGTGGAAGCCCTCGCCCCGTACGTGTTCTCCGCCGCCCACCGCTACTGGGACCGGCAGGCCCCGGCCCCGGCTCCCGCGCCCGAGCCGGTGGCCGCGCCGGTGCCCCCGCCGGCCGCGGCACCCGACCGCGACGACGACCCGGTCCTCCTGGCCGTCGTCGCGGCCGTCAGCGAGGTGGGCGGCTACCCCAGGGAACGCGTCGTACGCGAAGCCCGCTTCCACGAGGACCTCGGCTTCGACTCGGTGATGATCATGCAGCTCAAGAACCGGGTCGAGGCCCGGCTGCCCCGGGCCGGCGAAGTCTCCGTCCAGCAGATGCTGCCCGCGCTGCGCTCGGTCGGCTCGCTCGCCGCGTTCCTCGGCGACGTCATCATGGCGAGGTCGGCATGA
- a CDS encoding acyl carrier protein — MTVPSALTGTHPTTTGGGVLPHEWLMDRLSLYLRRAPESIDPGVPLAEYGMDSVAALSLCGDLEDEFGLEVEPTLLWDHPTVTALVRHLEQVLPVPAPATEDAPSATLAPARDQR, encoded by the coding sequence ATGACCGTTCCCAGCGCCCTGACCGGCACACACCCCACCACCACGGGCGGCGGGGTCCTGCCGCACGAGTGGCTGATGGACCGGCTTTCGCTGTACTTGCGCCGCGCGCCCGAGAGCATCGACCCGGGCGTGCCGCTCGCCGAGTACGGAATGGACTCCGTGGCGGCGCTCAGCCTCTGCGGCGACCTGGAGGACGAGTTCGGCCTGGAGGTCGAACCCACCCTGCTGTGGGACCACCCGACCGTGACCGCACTGGTCCGGCACCTGGAGCAGGTCCTCCCGGTGCCCGCCCCGGCCACCGAAGACGCCCCGTCCGCCACCCTGGCGCCCGCGCGGGACCAGCGCTGA